The genome window CGTAGTGTATGGTTTGACAAGGTGTGTTTGAGTATCTCGGATCGGCTCGTGGTATTCGGTAGTGGCACCTGTGTTGATGGGAGAGTTTCCCATTTGACGCTGACTGTCTTTGCCTGGGCATCCGCAGCATTCTGAATCAGTTCTCGCAATGTTGTCCATTCGCCTGAGTATCGCGCAAGAACTTTGTCGATAAGAGCTCGAGTATCGACAGTAAcggcttcctcatcttcgccatCGCGGAGAGCAGCGGCTCGTAGTCTTGAATAGTCCATCGTGGTAGAGTTGGGATGGTTTATATGTGCATTATTGTGTCGACGGAAGGATAAGGGGTTGAAAGCTGTATGTCCAGATAAGGGAAAGAGACAcctttaatctattattcaTTAGTAATGATACTGAGTTTAAGGAAGTGGTCTCGGAGTATAAGCAAGGCAGACAGCGACTACGTACAACGGTGAGGAGTGGCAAACGGTATTAGGCTTTATCAAACCCCGAGTATATAGGGGATGTGACAGAATCACAATAGATAGGACGCAAACGGCGCGACAAAAGGGGAGTGCGTTGAGAAATCAGAAGTCTAGTTAGGTGAGGTATGAAGATGGTTTCACCGTTCATATAATCTCAAACTTGTGGTAGTTAGAATAATACCCCGAGGCTGTTAGAGGTGGTCCCTGAAAGTGACGTTATCCACTGTCTCTGGCCAATCAAATTGAATATCGGCtcacaccatcaccatcgcgCTGGGAAGATATAGTGATCTGGGGCAGCCTCGCCGCTAAGTCCAGCTCTAATGATCATCACCGCTAGTTtctaaggtaggtattaGATTACTGGGTCTTGTACTCCAGTTTGTACCAAAGTTCGATTACTTTGAGATGGTGGATCTTAGGTTTCATTAAGTAGCATTTTTCTTTGATGGACTCGAAGAATTGACGGCGTCTCGAGAGGGGATTTGACTGAAGGCTTTGTGCGACACTATTTGTAGTATGCGTCGTCCGAAATAAAGAATCTCCGGTCATTACTGAAACTCGAAGGCTAAGTGCATTAGAGTTGCATATACGGAGTATTTCTAGGCATTTCCCAATGAACATGGCCTCGTTGAAAAGAGGATCACCGCTGCTACCCGTCGTCATGGGTCCATCCTATCAACTTAGTCTGAGTTGCCAGGGCCGTGCTTAGATCCATCCATAGAAATTTTTGATACTGAGTCAACAACAATTGCTTTGGCCGGCCGGATTCGCAGCCTAGGCAGCTCAGAATGGAACCATTCATGGTGATTTTCCCCCCGCCCCTAACAAATTGCTATGACTCGCTTCCTATCAAGGGAGCCTATCAAGGAATTGCCAAGCATGTAAAGGAAATCTGAGTAAATACTGAGGTCGTTCTTGTAGATAGTTGGTCGAAGCCGGAGTCGGAGGCCGAAGCCTTGTAAGTGAATCACTGTTTTTGCGATAGGCACGGCTGGGTGCATGCCTGAGTTGGGATTTTGCTTTTTGTACGGGGTGACAGTATTTCGAAGTGAGTCAAAATTgtgttatataatatattccATTCGCCTCTGCCCATTTGTTCAAACTCAAAACACTTGCACACACCGAAGCTGGCtgctcaacatcaccatttCTCGTCATCTTAGCCAAATAACAGCAAACCTCACAACAAAACAACTTCACAATGTCCAAAGGCCGTGTCTGTCTGTAAGTTCCTATGCCGTTGATGACAGGCTTCTGATATAAGAACATCCGCTAACTCTTGATTGCAGTGCTTATTCTGGAGGTACACACTTCTGACTCCTTCTCCAAACTGCACCTGGAGTGATCGAATGTGAGATTGATTGCTAACATTTCGTCAAGGTCTCGATACCTCTACTATTTTGAAATGGCTCATCCTCGAGGGCTATGAGGTTGTGGTATGTGAACCTCCTCCAGTTGCTTCTATAGGTTCAATCTGACATTCCTGCTTTAGTGCTTCCTCGCCGATGTTGGTCAGGTCGAGGACTTCGATGCTGTCGAAAAGAAGGCCCTCGCTCTCGGCGCGGAGCGCATGATCATTGAAAATCTTCAGAAGGAGTTCGTCGAGCAGATCGTTTTCCGAGCAATCCAGTGCAATGCCATCTATGAGGACCGATACCTCCTTGGAACTGCTCTGGCCCGACCTGTAATCGCTCGCGCCCAGGTTCGCGTTGCTGAGAAGTACAACTGCAATCTTCTGAGCCACGGCTGCACAGGCAAAGGCGTAAGCAAAACCCTCAGACTTTGAGAACCATCTGTTAACATGCCGCAGAACGAGTATGGCACTTTCCAACACGAAAAAAACAAATCCATAGATCACTGACAGAACCCCTTAGTCAAGTTCGTTTCGAGCTCGCCTTCAAGGCTTGCAACCCTTCCATCAAGGTCATCGCTCCCTGGCGACTCCCCGAATTCTGTGAGAAGTTTCAAGGTCGACAagatcttctcaagttcgCCGCCGAGAACAACATCCCCGTTTCATCAACCCCCAAGGCTCCTTGGAGCCAGGACGAGAACCTCGTTCATTGCTCGTACGAGGCCGGTATTCTCGAAGACCCCGATCACACTCCTCCTAAAGACCTTTGGACTCAGACTGTCGATCCTCTTGAGGCTCCCGACAAGCCTCTCGACTTCACCGTGTACTTCGAGAAGGGTCTCCCTGTGAAGGTTGCTACCCCTGACCAAGAGGCTACCGACTCAGTAGAGTTGTTCAAGCTGCTCAACAAGATTGGTCACGACCACGGCGTTGGCCGAATTGACATGTATGTCTACTTTCACCATTCGTTTGTGGCGTAACACTATGCTTACAGTTAACAGTGTCGAGAACCGATGGATTGGACTCAAGAGCCGAGGTTGCTACGACACCCCTGGTCTCACCATCGCCCGCCTTGCTCACGTCGATCTCGAGGGTCTTGTCCTTGACTCCAAGGTCCGCAAGCTTCGAGATCAATTTGTGACTATCGAGTGGTCCCAGTGCCTTTACAATGGCATGTATTTCTCCCCTGAGCGTGAGTGGCTCGATGAGGCAATCGTTTCTGCTCAAAAGGGTGTCAACGGTCAGGTCCGCCTCCGTGCGTACAAGGGCAATGTTTACGTCCTTGGCCGATCCAGCGAGACCAGCAGCCTCTACTCCCAGGAGGATGCTTCAATGGACAGTCTTGACACCTTTTCTCCCATGGACAGCACGGGTTTCATTGCTATTCAGTCAATCCGATTGGAGAAGTATGGTGCTCAGAAGGCTAAAGACGGCCAACCCCTTAGCCAGTCTTAATCTTGTAATAGTATGAATGTAACAACAGTGGTTTGGTATGGCGTTGGGTCAGGTAGAGAGTTTAAAAAGTGCCTATGCAAGTTTCCTGCTATATGGGAGGCGCAATGAATTGACTCATTGATTTGTACGCAAGATGGATACAAATGGCGACTTGACGCTTTTCCTTGATTTCGCTGGAAGGGGTATCTCATATTCGACGGTTttcaagttcaaggccaGAAGCGGTGGCTTTAGTCTCGACGATGAGGCTTGGGACTGGCACTACGCCTGCGTCTATCTCTCGATCTTGATCGGCGGCGCT of Fusarium musae strain F31 chromosome 5, whole genome shotgun sequence contains these proteins:
- the ARG1 gene encoding argininosuccinate synthetase (EggNog:ENOG41), with amino-acid sequence MSKGRVCLAYSGGLDTSTILKWLILEGYEVVCFLADVGQVEDFDAVEKKALALGAERMIIENLQKEFVEQIVFRAIQCNAIYEDRYLLGTALARPVIARAQVRVAEKYNCNLLSHGCTGKGVSKTLRL
- a CDS encoding hypothetical protein (EggNog:ENOG41), with translation MPQNESLTEPLSQVRFELAFKACNPSIKVIAPWRLPEFCEKFQGRQDLLKFAAENNIPVSSTPKAPWSQDENLVHCSYEAGILEDPDHTPPKDLWTQTVDPLEAPDKPLDFTVYFEKGLPVKVATPDQEATDSVELFKLLNKIGHDHGVGRIDIVENRWIGLKSRGCYDTPGLTIARLAHVDLEGLVLDSKVRKLRDQFVTIEWSQCLYNGMYFSPEREWLDEAIVSAQKGVNGQVRLRAYKGNVYVLGRSSETSSLYSQEDASMDSLDTFSPMDSTGFIAIQSIRLEKYGAQKAKDGQPLSQS